The Rickettsiales bacterium genome includes a region encoding these proteins:
- the mtaB gene encoding tRNA (N(6)-L-threonylcarbamoyladenosine(37)-C(2))-methylthiotransferase MtaB has protein sequence MSKVLSNNLEVINFGCRLNIYEGEVIKQQADAAGLSGTLIFNSCAVTAEAERQVRQAIRKAHKENPKAKIIVTGCGAQINPKQYADMPEVNSVIGNEEKLKKEFYTDLSSRASKATRDLCEEQRQDSSQMLGMTINNDEKILVNDIMSVTETASHMVASFDGKARAFVQVQNGCDHRCTFCIIPYGRGNSRSVPMGEIVAQVRSLVEAGYNEVVLTGVDISDYGKDLPSSPTLGQMCRRLLSNVPNLKRLRLSSIDAVEVDDDLLDLFANEPRLMPHIHISLQAGDDMVLKRMKRRHNRQNIIDFCAKLRELRSDIVFGADIIAGFPTETDEMFANTLNLVKETGLIYLHVFPYSARSGTPAAKMPQVAKAIRKERAAKLREVGEENLRKYLQTQIGKEVSVLMEKDNIGKNEYFTPVTLDKEYKAGTVIRAEIRRCDQYKLYGNRL, from the coding sequence ATGAGCAAGGTTTTAAGTAATAATTTGGAAGTTATAAATTTCGGTTGCCGGCTTAATATATATGAAGGCGAGGTTATCAAGCAACAAGCTGATGCGGCTGGGCTTTCTGGTACATTGATATTTAACTCTTGCGCGGTAACAGCCGAAGCAGAAAGGCAAGTGCGGCAGGCCATCCGCAAAGCACACAAGGAAAATCCCAAGGCAAAAATTATTGTTACTGGCTGCGGAGCGCAGATAAACCCCAAACAATATGCTGATATGCCAGAGGTAAACAGCGTTATCGGCAATGAAGAGAAACTGAAGAAAGAATTTTATACTGACTTGTCATCCCGAGCGAGCAAAGCGACGAGGGATCTTTGCGAAGAACAAAGACAAGATTCCTCGCAAATGCTCGGAATGACAATAAATAACGATGAAAAAATCCTCGTCAACGATATTATGTCGGTAACGGAGACCGCTTCGCATATGGTAGCGTCATTTGATGGGAAAGCTCGGGCGTTTGTACAGGTGCAAAATGGCTGTGATCATCGCTGCACTTTTTGCATAATACCTTATGGGCGGGGTAATAGCCGCTCTGTGCCGATGGGCGAGATAGTGGCACAGGTGCGAAGTCTTGTGGAGGCTGGTTATAATGAGGTGGTACTTACCGGAGTTGACATAAGCGATTACGGTAAGGACTTACCAAGCAGCCCAACACTCGGACAGATGTGCAGAAGATTGCTTAGTAATGTTCCAAACCTAAAACGTCTGCGCCTTTCTTCTATTGACGCGGTAGAGGTTGATGATGACTTACTTGATTTATTCGCAAATGAGCCGCGCCTGATGCCGCATATCCATATCAGCCTACAGGCGGGTGATGACATGGTGTTAAAAAGGATGAAACGTCGGCACAACAGGCAGAATATTATAGATTTTTGTGCTAAACTACGGGAGCTAAGGTCGGATATAGTTTTTGGCGCGGATATTATCGCTGGATTTCCGACCGAAACTGATGAGATGTTTGCAAATACGCTGAATTTAGTGAAAGAAACTGGCTTGATATATCTGCACGTATTTCCTTATTCCGCCCGTAGTGGAACTCCCGCCGCCAAAATGCCGCAAGTGGCAAAAGCTATTCGCAAAGAACGAGCGGCGAAGCTTAGAGAAGTCGGAGAAGAAAATCTACGAAAATATCTGCAAACACAAATAGGCAAAGAAGTTTCCGTGCTGATGGAAAAAGATAATATCGGTAAAAATGAGTATTTTACGCCAGTTACGCTGGACAAGGAATATAAGGCGGGAACAGTGATAAGAGCAGAAATAAGAAGATGTGATCAATACAAGTTATATGGTAATAGATTGTAA
- a CDS encoding type II toxin-antitoxin system VapC family toxin, with protein MSSVHYLLDTHILLWAVTLDKRLPNNVYDILQNGDIQVSYSVICPWELAIKEAKGKIKLPENFFSALPDLGFACLEIKESHVRMLREIPSGRGDPFDRMLIAQAKAENMTLISADKQLSNYLVNLLVV; from the coding sequence ATGAGTAGCGTGCACTATCTTCTTGATACTCACATATTGCTGTGGGCGGTGACTTTGGACAAAAGATTACCAAATAATGTCTATGATATTTTACAAAATGGAGATATTCAGGTATCTTACAGCGTCATATGCCCGTGGGAGCTGGCAATCAAGGAAGCAAAAGGTAAAATAAAGCTGCCGGAAAACTTTTTTTCCGCATTGCCAGATTTGGGTTTTGCCTGCCTAGAGATAAAAGAGTCTCATGTACGGATGTTAAGAGAAATTCCATCAGGGCGTGGTGACCCATTTGACCGGATGCTGATAGCACAGGCAAAGGCGGAAAATATGACCTTGATAAGCGCTGATAAGCAGCTTTCAAATTATCTGGTAAATTTATTAGTTGTATGA
- a CDS encoding type II toxin-antitoxin system prevent-host-death family antitoxin, whose translation MLNFNIHEAKTNLSAIIQKVEGGEDVVIMRAGKPVARLMPYTQSAPRKLGIFKGEIHIPEDFDEPMPEEWFDEK comes from the coding sequence ATGCTGAATTTCAATATCCATGAGGCAAAAACTAATCTATCAGCCATTATTCAAAAAGTTGAAGGCGGTGAGGATGTGGTCATTATGCGCGCGGGAAAGCCGGTCGCTAGGCTTATGCCTTACACACAATCCGCTCCTCGCAAACTTGGTATTTTTAAGGGTGAGATACATATTCCCGAGGATTTTGATGAGCCAATGCCGGAAGAATGGTTTGACGAGAAATAA
- a CDS encoding GNAT family N-acetyltransferase produces MSYEIIPIEEKHIEMFREAVGTVAKESRYLALMDTPSIEQVRDFIAEQLRNKMPHYIAIEDDIVIGWCDIASFNRPALAHSGVLRMGVLQEYRGSGVGAELMNVVLNKAKEMGIERVELDVRADNERAVRFYKKFGFEVEGVKRKACKAGGIYTNVLTMGLLFDEKQID; encoded by the coding sequence ATGAGTTATGAGATAATCCCTATTGAGGAAAAACATATAGAGATGTTTCGTGAGGCGGTTGGCACAGTCGCTAAGGAAAGCCGCTATTTGGCGCTTATGGACACACCGTCTATAGAGCAGGTGAGAGATTTTATCGCCGAGCAATTGCGTAATAAAATGCCGCATTACATAGCTATTGAGGATGATATAGTTATTGGCTGGTGTGATATAGCGTCATTTAACCGTCCGGCACTAGCGCATTCTGGTGTGTTGCGTATGGGAGTATTACAGGAGTATCGTGGCAGTGGAGTTGGAGCGGAATTAATGAATGTGGTGCTTAATAAAGCCAAAGAAATGGGGATTGAGAGAGTGGAGCTTGATGTTCGCGCGGATAACGAGCGAGCGGTAAGATTCTATAAAAAATTCGGTTTTGAGGTTGAAGGTGTAAAGCGCAAAGCCTGCAAGGCTGGAGGAATTTATACCAATGTACTAACAATGGGGCTGTTGTTTGATGAGAAACAAATTGACTAA
- the dapF gene encoding diaminopimelate epimerase, producing the protein MKLNFIKMNGSGNDFVVIDARKEMVSLSRRQVRMLCARDNIATKGSDQLVVLEKSDKADVFMRIYNADGGEVDACGNVTRCIADMLYLEFNRLPVTIATNAGILSGSAKEEIDGIKQILVDMGKPRFSWRDIPLAMPEVEAAEKIKNFINLPELGEPNFVSMGNPHVVFFMSNLIGNERAKLVGEKIENFTEVFPKRVNVSFSKIFYDKDGNAEIQAKVWERGAGLTAACGTGACAMLAAANKINTSIDFSKILFKNSGQSVYASIRKDGNMMLGGAVETEFNGIVEI; encoded by the coding sequence ATGAAACTAAATTTTATAAAAATGAACGGTAGTGGCAATGATTTTGTGGTTATTGACGCTAGGAAAGAGATGGTTAGCTTGTCGCGGCGGCAGGTGCGGATGCTCTGCGCGCGCGATAACATCGCAACCAAAGGCAGTGATCAGCTTGTTGTGTTAGAAAAGTCTGATAAAGCTGACGTGTTTATGCGGATATATAACGCTGACGGTGGAGAAGTGGACGCTTGTGGTAATGTAACACGATGTATAGCTGACATGCTTTACCTAGAATTTAATAGATTACCGGTAACGATAGCGACCAACGCTGGTATATTAAGCGGAAGCGCGAAAGAGGAAATTGACGGTATAAAGCAAATATTGGTGGATATGGGCAAGCCAAGATTTAGTTGGCGGGATATTCCGCTTGCTATGCCAGAGGTGGAAGCTGCTGAAAAAATTAAAAATTTTATTAATTTGCCGGAGCTGGGAGAGCCTAATTTTGTGAGTATGGGCAATCCACATGTGGTGTTTTTTATGAGTAATCTTATAGGTAATGAACGAGCGAAGCTTGTTGGAGAGAAAATTGAGAACTTTACTGAAGTGTTTCCAAAGCGAGTAAATGTCAGTTTTTCCAAGATATTTTATGATAAAGATGGGAACGCTGAGATTCAGGCGAAAGTATGGGAGCGGGGAGCGGGGCTTACCGCTGCCTGTGGAACTGGGGCTTGCGCTATGCTCGCCGCCGCTAATAAAATAAATACTTCTATTGATTTTTCCAAAATTCTGTTTAAGAACTCCGGTCAATCAGTGTATGCGAGTATCAGAAAAGATGGTAATATGATGCTTGGTGGCGCGGTGGAAACAGAATTTAATGGTATAGTGGAAATATGA
- a CDS encoding class I SAM-dependent methyltransferase produces the protein MSDEKERIVVSQKEWEAFYKRHAVLPESGETTNFLEFLPQNANILDFGAGNGRWAAAFARDRPDLMIDIFDQNTEQAFLIPENWKGEKIKGDFADYSVTCIGKQYDGIWSYASLFFMNYKTLYKTFHELALSLKNDGVIWFSMVDKCDISDKARFNGLTEEEICRMLAGENLQKMSIIKHENKKYGKNEIIIPTYYVLARKA, from the coding sequence ATGTCTGATGAGAAGGAAAGAATTGTTGTTTCGCAAAAGGAATGGGAAGCATTTTATAAAAGACATGCAGTTTTACCTGAGTCTGGTGAAACTACTAATTTTCTTGAATTTTTGCCGCAAAATGCGAATATCTTAGATTTTGGCGCGGGAAATGGGCGGTGGGCAGCAGCATTTGCACGGGATCGTCCCGACTTGATGATAGATATATTTGATCAGAATACAGAACAGGCATTTTTAATTCCTGAAAACTGGAAAGGAGAAAAGATTAAGGGTGATTTTGCGGATTACTCTGTAACTTGTATAGGTAAGCAGTATGATGGCATATGGTCGTATGCCTCACTATTTTTTATGAATTATAAGACGTTATATAAGACCTTTCATGAACTTGCACTCTCTTTGAAAAATGACGGGGTAATTTGGTTTTCCATGGTGGATAAATGCGATATATCTGACAAAGCCAGATTTAATGGGTTAACAGAAGAAGAAATATGCCGTATGCTGGCAGGTGAGAACTTACAGAAAATGTCTATTATAAAACATGAAAATAAGAAATACGGAAAAAACGAAATAATAATTCCGACATATTATGTTTTGGCTAGAAAGGCTTAA
- the tnpA gene encoding IS200/IS605 family transposase produces the protein MSYRKQNNCIYLCHYHLVFATKYRRKIINEGVSEFLRNRLYEITEHYPEIDIMEYNDDKDHIHILVSIPPKMSVGDVVRIIKTNTARKIKVKFPFLKKVYWGTDSIWSGSYFVSTVGINEKIIQRYIEKQGQEDCGQAKLELE, from the coding sequence ATGAGTTACAGGAAACAAAATAACTGCATCTATCTATGTCACTATCACCTTGTTTTTGCGACTAAATACCGTCGTAAGATTATCAACGAAGGTGTTAGCGAATTTTTGAGGAATAGACTCTATGAAATAACGGAACATTATCCAGAAATAGATATTATGGAATATAATGATGATAAAGATCATATACATATTCTTGTGTCTATTCCTCCAAAGATGAGCGTAGGAGATGTTGTACGAATAATTAAGACGAATACAGCACGCAAAATCAAGGTAAAGTTTCCGTTTCTCAAAAAGGTGTATTGGGGTACAGATAGTATATGGTCGGGCAGTTATTTTGTTTCTACGGTGGGGATAAATGAAAAGATTATACAGCGTTATATAGAAAAACAAGGGCAGGAAGATTGTGGCCAAGCGAAGCTTGAACTAGAGTGA
- a CDS encoding GrlR family regulatory protein, translating to MALETIKESIEYNSQGVEALYLVEFGDIASSEYRNGGVVVFETNKVFGGDSGYYYVGSFEVKNGELLGQARITKHNPHWDNVFGDSVDSFEVDIIAKIDGVNIVGSMKRLDMPSFLLPIRFSRLEDLP from the coding sequence GTGGCATTAGAAACAATTAAGGAAAGCATAGAATATAATTCACAAGGTGTAGAGGCACTTTATCTTGTTGAATTTGGAGATATAGCTTCATCTGAATACAGAAATGGTGGCGTTGTTGTTTTTGAAACGAATAAAGTTTTTGGTGGTGATAGTGGTTATTACTACGTTGGGAGCTTTGAAGTAAAAAATGGCGAGCTACTGGGGCAAGCTAGAATTACTAAGCATAATCCACACTGGGATAATGTATTTGGTGATAGTGTTGATAGTTTTGAAGTAGATATAATTGCAAAAATTGATGGTGTGAACATCGTAGGTAGTATGAAGCGTTTGGATATGCCAAGCTTTTTATTACCTATTAGATTTTCAAGATTAGAAGATTTGCCATAA
- a CDS encoding type II toxin-antitoxin system RelE/ParE family toxin — protein MSYSVKWDDGAIDDLRSLGKAEAIRIVKKIESHLVKDPLSLGKPLSGNLANLYRYRIGNYRVIYQIFRDELIVAVVRIGHRKDVYG, from the coding sequence ATGAGTTACAGCGTTAAGTGGGATGATGGTGCAATTGACGATCTAAGATCTTTAGGAAAAGCAGAAGCAATCCGCATTGTTAAAAAAATTGAGTCACATCTGGTAAAAGATCCGCTGTCACTAGGTAAGCCACTAAGCGGAAATCTCGCCAACCTCTATCGCTACCGCATTGGCAATTACCGAGTAATCTATCAAATTTTTCGTGATGAACTTATTGTTGCTGTAGTTCGGATTGGACATCGCAAGGATGTTTATGGGTGA
- a CDS encoding ribbon-helix-helix protein, CopG family — protein MTSVRLPENIDMQLEHLCELTKRSKSFYIKEALTRYLEDIADHYIAIDRISSPKRKLHSTQEVIKELESRK, from the coding sequence ATGACTTCCGTACGCTTACCAGAAAATATAGATATGCAGTTGGAGCATCTATGTGAGCTAACCAAGCGCAGCAAAAGTTTTTATATTAAAGAGGCACTAACTCGTTACCTTGAGGATATAGCCGACCATTATATTGCCATAGACCGAATTTCTAGCCCAAAACGCAAGCTGCACTCCACACAGGAAGTTATCAAAGAACTTGAATCACGCAAATGA
- the pyrH gene encoding UMP kinase: protein MTKTKNNKLEKTVPLYKRVLLKISGEALMGNQQYGQDQEVIERICRDVKHAVELGVEICLVVGGGNIFRGVQGAANGMERASADYMGMLATVLNALAIQNTLERMDMDTRVLSAINMMQVCEPYIRRRAERHMQRGRVVIFAAGTGNPYFTTDTAAALRANEMGCDLLMKGTQVDGVYSADPRKDKNAELLSTLTYHEVLVRDLKVMDQSAISLARENQIPIMVFSIHNDGALSQVICGQGKFTLISDKK from the coding sequence ATGACTAAGACCAAAAATAACAAACTTGAAAAAACAGTCCCTCTTTACAAACGTGTACTCCTGAAAATCTCCGGCGAGGCATTGATGGGAAACCAACAATACGGACAAGATCAGGAGGTAATTGAGCGTATATGCCGTGATGTAAAACACGCTGTAGAACTTGGTGTTGAGATATGCCTAGTAGTTGGCGGCGGCAATATATTCAGAGGCGTGCAAGGCGCGGCAAACGGCATGGAAAGAGCCAGTGCCGACTATATGGGAATGCTCGCTACCGTGCTCAACGCCCTTGCCATACAGAACACATTAGAACGCATGGATATGGATACTAGAGTGCTATCAGCCATCAATATGATGCAAGTCTGCGAACCGTATATAAGACGACGTGCCGAACGTCATATGCAGCGCGGCAGAGTGGTTATATTCGCTGCCGGAACTGGCAATCCATATTTTACTACCGATACCGCCGCCGCCCTGCGCGCTAATGAAATGGGTTGCGACCTTCTAATGAAAGGAACACAGGTTGACGGGGTTTACTCCGCTGACCCTCGCAAGGATAAAAACGCTGAACTGCTCTCTACCCTTACCTATCACGAAGTTTTAGTGCGTGACCTCAAAGTAATGGATCAATCAGCAATCTCCCTTGCCCGCGAGAATCAGATACCTATTATGGTATTTTCCATACATAATGATGGAGCGCTATCACAGGTCATCTGTGGGCAAGGCAAATTTACCCTAATCAGTGATAAAAAATAA
- the frr gene encoding ribosome recycling factor, with protein MTADINELRRRMEGALKSLHSEFSGLRTGRANTALLDHVQVEAYGSMAPLNTVANVAVPEPHLLSVQVWDGSMVKAVEKAINAAGLGLNAAADGQMVRVPIPPLSQERRVELSKVAGKYSENAKIAVRNVRRDGMDTLKKQEKDGDISKDEHAKQSDVIQKLTDEFIKKIDEAQAVKEKEILGG; from the coding sequence ATGACCGCTGATATAAACGAACTACGCCGCCGGATGGAAGGCGCGCTTAAATCCCTACACTCAGAATTCTCTGGTCTTAGAACCGGCAGAGCCAACACAGCTTTACTTGACCATGTACAGGTAGAGGCTTATGGCAGCATGGCACCACTAAATACAGTCGCTAACGTAGCTGTGCCAGAACCTCATTTACTATCTGTCCAAGTGTGGGATGGCTCTATGGTAAAAGCGGTAGAAAAGGCGATAAACGCCGCTGGTCTTGGTCTAAACGCTGCCGCTGACGGTCAGATGGTGCGTGTCCCTATTCCTCCCCTATCTCAGGAAAGGCGGGTTGAGCTTTCTAAAGTCGCTGGGAAATACAGTGAAAACGCAAAGATCGCTGTCCGTAATGTCCGCCGTGATGGTATGGATACGCTCAAAAAACAAGAAAAAGATGGTGATATATCTAAAGATGAACACGCTAAGCAGTCAGATGTCATCCAAAAGCTTACTGATGAGTTCATCAAAAAAATAGATGAGGCACAGGCAGTGAAGGAAAAAGAAATCCTTGGTGGATAG
- a CDS encoding isoprenyl transferase → MPEAIRKNIKNKTLPKHVAIIMDGNGRWAKSRGMPRTAGHKKGADSLRLTLEACEKKGIKYLTVYAFSSENWKRPNEEINDLMQLLQHYLHKELEKLHERKIRLHFIGDLSKLKPEIYEQIEHAIELTKTNNDFHLIIALSYGSKQEIVRATQKIAGKIADGELKIDDVDEDILAQNLDTKGLPEPDLLIRTGGEKRLSNFLLWQSAYTELCFSDILWPDFDEKELTLALDDFATRERRYGTSQ, encoded by the coding sequence ATGCCAGAGGCAATAAGAAAAAACATAAAAAATAAAACCTTACCCAAACATGTCGCCATAATCATGGATGGCAACGGCAGATGGGCTAAATCACGTGGAATGCCACGTACTGCCGGTCATAAGAAAGGTGCGGACTCGCTACGCCTTACCTTAGAGGCATGTGAGAAAAAAGGCATAAAATATCTAACGGTTTACGCCTTTTCCTCTGAAAACTGGAAACGTCCAAATGAGGAAATAAACGATCTTATGCAGTTACTACAGCACTATCTGCACAAAGAATTAGAAAAACTCCATGAGCGAAAAATCAGACTACATTTTATTGGCGATCTGTCAAAATTAAAACCGGAAATTTATGAGCAAATAGAACATGCGATAGAGCTTACCAAAACTAATAATGATTTCCATCTAATAATCGCGCTTAGCTATGGCAGTAAACAAGAAATAGTAAGGGCAACGCAAAAAATAGCCGGTAAAATTGCGGATGGTGAGCTAAAAATAGACGATGTAGACGAGGATATACTAGCGCAAAATCTTGATACGAAAGGCCTCCCAGAACCAGACTTACTTATCCGCACTGGTGGAGAAAAACGTCTTTCCAACTTCCTACTTTGGCAATCAGCCTATACTGAACTGTGTTTTTCTGATATATTATGGCCAGATTTTGATGAAAAAGAACTAACACTAGCACTTGATGACTTTGCTACAAGGGAAAGACGCTATGGAACATCACAATAA
- a CDS encoding phosphatidate cytidylyltransferase, producing MEHHNNEDTENNNYVETDPINDGTIIEESMPQEKQGGNKKWSGLSVRIVSGAVLASSTLIILWSGGFLFNLLIILAALQMLREWEKMTDKETSIWKLAGLFYISLPCASLLWLRGITTVENELTGFLLTLHILFIVWATDIGAYFSGKIIGGAKLAPSISPKKTWSGLGGGMAAAGVTSVVCFFFSPYTTSVIWVIITGFLISAISQIGDLFESWVKRRADIKDSSSLIPGHGGLLDRVDGLMFTIPLFAIIVYLSNA from the coding sequence ATGGAACATCACAATAACGAAGACACCGAAAACAATAACTATGTTGAAACTGACCCTATAAATGACGGCACTATTATAGAAGAAAGTATGCCTCAAGAAAAACAAGGTGGTAATAAAAAATGGTCAGGACTTAGTGTCAGAATAGTCTCTGGAGCAGTTCTCGCCTCCTCCACACTTATAATATTATGGAGTGGCGGTTTCCTATTTAATCTCCTTATAATCTTAGCGGCCTTACAAATGCTTAGAGAATGGGAGAAAATGACCGATAAAGAAACCTCTATATGGAAGCTCGCCGGATTATTCTATATATCCCTTCCCTGCGCTAGTCTTTTATGGCTACGTGGCATAACAACAGTAGAAAACGAACTAACCGGTTTCCTGCTTACTCTTCACATATTGTTCATCGTCTGGGCAACCGATATAGGCGCTTATTTTAGCGGAAAAATAATTGGTGGCGCGAAACTAGCTCCTTCCATTAGCCCAAAAAAAACTTGGTCAGGTCTTGGTGGAGGCATGGCGGCAGCCGGCGTTACCAGCGTAGTATGTTTCTTTTTCTCACCATATACGACAAGTGTAATATGGGTTATCATCACCGGATTTTTAATATCGGCAATCTCGCAAATAGGAGACCTTTTTGAGTCATGGGTAAAACGCAGAGCCGATATAAAAGATAGCAGCTCTCTAATACCAGGTCATGGTGGTCTGCTTGATAGAGTTGATGGTTTAATGTTTACAATCCCACTTTTCGCCATAATAGTTTATTTATCTAATGCGTAA
- a CDS encoding 1-deoxy-D-xylulose-5-phosphate reductoisomerase, whose amino-acid sequence MRNINIYPNNADSSKTVTILGSTGTIGRNTIKFIQHHPEKFLVDAITANENVELLIEQAKLLRPKLAVINNEQHYEQLKTALQGSGIKSAAGKQAVTDAAKTNSDITMSAIVGASCLEPTLAAIKNGKTIALANKESLICAGELMNNEAKKHNTKIIPVDSEHNAIFQLLPERADLNESLKYVRKITLTASGGPFRKFSLKEMENITPKQAIKHPNWNMGAKISVDSATMMNKGLELIEAFYLFPVKPEQLDILVHPQSIIHALIELTDNSVLAQMSTPDMCVPIANALAWPQRMESTASRLNLAEIGKLDFEPPDSDRFPALRIAREVLKKGGSAPTILNAANEIAVTNFLKERIKFLDISRIVEKTLEHVYNSPPTSIEEVMECDRIARSYSNKLIDNQ is encoded by the coding sequence ATGCGTAACATCAATATTTATCCAAATAATGCTGACTCTTCCAAAACAGTTACGATTCTCGGCTCAACTGGTACTATTGGTCGCAATACTATAAAGTTTATCCAGCACCATCCCGAAAAATTTCTAGTAGACGCTATAACCGCTAATGAAAATGTGGAACTTCTAATAGAGCAAGCGAAATTACTACGACCAAAATTAGCGGTAATTAACAATGAGCAGCATTATGAACAGCTAAAAACAGCTCTACAAGGAAGCGGCATTAAAAGCGCGGCGGGCAAACAAGCGGTTACTGACGCGGCAAAAACAAATAGTGATATTACCATGTCTGCCATAGTTGGAGCTTCCTGCCTAGAGCCAACACTTGCCGCTATCAAAAATGGAAAAACTATCGCTCTTGCCAACAAAGAAAGCTTAATTTGCGCTGGTGAGTTGATGAATAATGAGGCAAAAAAACATAACACTAAAATAATTCCTGTAGACTCCGAGCATAACGCCATTTTTCAGTTACTCCCAGAACGCGCTGACCTAAATGAATCTCTAAAATATGTAAGAAAAATAACCCTTACCGCCTCAGGTGGTCCTTTCCGTAAGTTCAGCTTAAAAGAAATGGAAAACATCACCCCAAAGCAAGCGATAAAACACCCGAATTGGAATATGGGAGCTAAAATATCTGTTGATTCAGCCACCATGATGAATAAAGGGCTAGAATTGATTGAGGCTTTTTACCTATTCCCAGTAAAGCCCGAACAGCTTGACATATTGGTACATCCACAGTCAATAATCCACGCGCTTATTGAACTTACCGATAACTCCGTACTCGCCCAAATGAGTACTCCTGATATGTGCGTACCAATCGCCAACGCCCTCGCGTGGCCACAACGTATGGAAAGCACCGCCTCACGGCTTAATCTAGCTGAAATCGGCAAACTTGACTTTGAACCACCAGATAGCGACCGCTTCCCCGCGCTAAGAATAGCGCGTGAGGTCTTAAAAAAAGGTGGTAGTGCCCCTACCATACTAAATGCCGCTAACGAGATAGCGGTTACTAATTTCTTGAAAGAACGCATAAAATTTCTTGATATAAGCAGGATTGTTGAAAAAACTCTTGAACATGTGTATAATTCTCCTCCTACCTCTATAGAAGAAGTTATGGAATGCGATAGAATAGCACGCTCTTACTCTAATAAACTGATAGATAATCAATAA